Proteins encoded within one genomic window of Flavobacteriales bacterium:
- a CDS encoding endonuclease domain-containing protein — translation MNRITKLVRELRKNQTPSEALLWGKLRNRKLNNHKFLRQHPIIYGSDHLNNPLFFILDFYCSTKKLAIELDGSIHNNQKEEDASRDKILTSLGITVIRFRNNDLVNMEEVKSKIEFYLDNKAE, via the coding sequence ATGAACCGAATTACCAAACTGGTACGCGAACTGCGTAAAAACCAAACACCATCTGAAGCTTTATTGTGGGGGAAATTGAGAAATCGAAAACTAAATAACCACAAATTCTTAAGGCAACATCCCATCATTTATGGGAGTGATCATCTGAATAACCCGTTGTTTTTTATTCTTGATTTCTATTGCTCTACCAAAAAGTTGGCAATTGAGTTGGATGGCTCAATTCACAATAATCAAAAAGAAGAAGATGCAAGTCGTGATAAAATATTAACGAGTCTTGGAATTACAGTAATTCGATTCCGTAATAATGATTTAGTGAATATGGAAGAAGTAAAATCAAAAATCGAATTTTACTTAGACAACAAAGCCGAATAA